tggaacaaaacaccaggcataaggccgagccttccaccctttaccaagtatatagatgcattaattaaataagagatattgtgatatcccaacaaagttcatgatatccatgttccaacatgaaacaaccttcatcttcacctgtaactagcaacgctataagaggggctgagcaagagcggtaacatagccaaacaatggtttgctaggaagggtggaaaaggttagaggctcacatggcaatttgggaggcttgaagagcaagtgataggtagcgcagcatagcgatagaacgaagcaactagcatagcaatgatagtagtgagatccagggtaacggtcatcttgcctgaaatcccgctaggaagaagaacgagtccatgaagaagacgaagccacgaagacgaatcaagcgtagtcgaacgaatcctcacgatcgcaacgaaacaggaactatcgagaagaacaaccggaaagaagcaaacaacaaggtaaacacacaacacataaacatgacatgatgcaccatcaagcatgatgcatgacaaggctacatgaagctactcatggcaagagatgatgcatacaagaacaacacatcaaagcaagtttaaatgaggccggaaacaaacatataacaattccggtaagaccccatatgcaaatttagaatttggtccagaactgaataaaccttatgttcaagttgttaaacagcaagttaagatgcaccaagatgatctacacgaaattctagtcaagtttcatataaagttcatttagttcggactACGGCCTAgatgatatgagcaaaacaagttaaacatggcattgatgcaaaatgcatacaaacatcaagcaaacacacccaaaacaaggatgcaacatgataagatgaaactacatgcaattctaagcaagtttcatgtagagcacactcaaaacggagcaacggttcaacacatacactccaaacaagatataacaacaatctgtccaaaacagcaactaggcatcttgcaagtatcaaaacaacatgctacagcaccccaacatgataaaaAAGGCATGGcggtgatgtacaggtaaagcattacaaagcatgaacactgagctatctctagaaaccactagaacatgctcaaaaggacatgtcaagattgcaaataataacagattcacagacttagcagaattccaggacatggcagaaataacatcaggttgcaatgtttagagctataaaacaacatgttacagcaagctATCATGGAAAAATTGAGCATGGCATGCTATTACTAAAAGCACTTAGTGAAAAAAaagtacatggcagaaacaacgataagtaggcatgttggtgagcttgtaaaaCTCACCACAGGGCAATAAATGGCATGACAAGATGACCAACAGTACgaagacacatttatgaagctaaacatggcaatagaatagtcatgggatgcaaggatcactagcaaaacacatggcaatactgaacttcatgttaacaggttgacagcaacattatttagcaacttgagagcaagattacaacaagctaaagcaggctataaatgcaaccaagggcatggatggatagaactcatggtagcagcatggaaacatagcaacaaaatgtaacagactcagacttagcagaaatgactaagtcacagaaatcagcaacatcatggaggctacttggCATGCTTGATAGTCACCGCATAGATCACAAAACTACAatacaagcacccctgtaaagatggcatgatatagttcaaaacacatgtagagatcatgctcataggatgcacacacaaaatgcaatgaaaaagacaaatcaccaagttataacagtttcagcaggttaacatcatatagcactcttgcaacgatgattatggcatcaagatgaactcaaacaaacattTCACAGTGGAATAAAgtgtagagcatctcacaatgaacattttgatatattacacgcacaaaacggagccacGCACAtgaagttacggcatgatgaacagggcaccAGAATGTAAAGTTTtcaggacttagagaaaaaaacgagGTCGACCTTGTCTTCCAGATCTAGATCTGGGCGGTGGGAGTTCGCCGGAGTTGGGGCTGCGCGAGgaccggagaagaagaggaaggcgccGGCGGGGTCAGGGATGGCGGGGCCGGGTCGGTCCCGGCCGGATCCGGGTGGGGGCGAGGCGCGGCCGCCGGTGGCGCGGTGGCTGCGGTCGGGCGCGGGCTCCGACGCGGaggcgagctcgccggagttgagggCGAGTGGCGAAGGCGCTGGGCGgagaggggcgtcgggcggcggaggaggcgcgcTCCGGtaaaggggcgcggcggcggcgaagatcCGGCGGGATCGGGCGCCCGCACGGGATCGGGGCGGCGACGCGGCTCGGGCCCGAGCGGGCCTGCCCTGGGCCGCGGCGGGCCCGCGGTGGCTGGACGGCGACGTGGCAGCGCGGCAgagggtgcggggcggcggctgcgggtgtgtctggcggcgggcggacatgtctggcggcgcggggaggtggaAGCTAGGGTTCATCCGGGATTTTGGGGGAGAGGGACATATTTATagatagggggagctaggagagtccaaatgaggtgcggttttcgcccgcacaatcgtgatcgaacggcggagagcaaggagggggtttggatgggctcatgggctgtggtgaagaggggctgtggtgcaaagagagaggggtttcgggctacgcggttaaccgctGGGGCAtcgaacgacctccaaatggaacgaaatttgacgggcggtctgccggtgatataccaaggccactcggcaaatctcggcccattccgagaatgtttttctcccgctcacgaaacaaggtctgagaggggcgacgggcgcgtgcgagagtggttgggcttagaacggacaacggagagaaccggcggaacccgaacggatgcaagttttgaaaaacatgcagatgaaatgcagatgatgacatggcaaaatgcaacacgcaagcaaatgacatggcaacgacggggaataactggaagacacctggcgcatcgaatccggggcgttacaaatagcaaagctcgcgatacatcaagatcgtgcctaatcaagaacatgagagagagatcaaacacatagctactggtacataccctcaggccgagggtgaactactccctcctcgtcatggagagcgccgggatgatgaagatggccaccggtgagggatcctcccccctcccccggcagggtgccggaacagggtcccgattggtttttggtggctacagaggcttgcggtggcggaactcccgatctattcttttcttcgatgtttttagggtatatggacttatataggcgaaagaagtcagtcaggagagccacgaggggcccacgagacagggggcgcgccctccaccctcgtggccatctcgaagcttccttgacttcaactccaagagtcctggatcacgttcgttccaaaaatcacgcttccgaaggtttcattccgtttgatattcattttcttcgaaacactgaaataggcaagaaaacagcaatatgggctgggcctccggttaataggttagtcccaaaaataatataaaagtgtataataaagcccgtaaacatccaaaacagataatataatagcatgaatgcttcataaattatagattcgttggagacatatcagggccATATTAGCCCTCATCGGGTAGAATTGTGTTTTTTTGTCCGCAGGCAGCCCGAAGTTTGGGGCGGATATGAGAGCTCCGGCTGTAGATGTTCTAAAATCTCTGCTTTAGGAAAAAATTGCTTATTAGTTATTGGTCCAACTCATTTCTTCTTATATCTTAGTATTAGAAGAAGACCGGAAAAAGACCGTGGCTGACTGACTGACTGACTTGGTAGGTCCAAATTAGCCGATTAATTCGAATTTCCTCGCTCGTCGGAGGTTCGAAAGAAGAGCAGGGCCAGCAAACCGCACCGGGCAGAGCCGCGCCGCACTTGCTCCATCTAATCTAAAAGGGGTCAACACACCCGACCCGCACCCCACGGGAACGGGACGAGACCGCAGACCACAGACCACCTCACCTACCtacccatccccatccccatcccccctCCTCTTCCCCGGCGCCAGCGGGATGTGGGCCCTCCGCGAGCTGGCCGGCGCGGCGGAGGATTTCGCCGACGCCGCCGAAGAGGCAGTTCAGCTTCTCATCAGGATCCGCACCGCCAGCGGCCGGGCGGCGCGCGCCTCCGTCACAGCCGTCTCCATCCTCCTGGCCGGCGTGCGCGACGTCGCAGCCGCCTTCGCGCCCGTCGTCCAGGTCGTCGCCAAGTTCTTCCGGCGCTCCCGCCCCAAGCCGTCCCGGCAGGAACGCCGCCGCAAGAAGAGGTACGACCTAGCTGCTGCCCTTGCTGATTCCACGGTTGCCCAACCGATTTCTCACTGCGTGCGTGCAGGGACGCCAATCGCGAGGCCCGCAAGCGCGAGAGGGAGGACAAGGCCTCCGTGCGCTCCCCAGCGTCCCGTGTCCCGCCCGCGCCCCAGCCCGTTCTCCCACCCCATCCCCGTGCCGgatctcgccgcctccgccgccgtgggTCTGCCGCCTCCAACGGCTATTCCACGGGTTCCGATGTCTGAGGTAATTCCGAATCGACGGGCTATTCCCAACTCTGTGTGCCAACTCTGTCTCTGTGTGAACTATTCCTGGGCTTTTGTTCAAGAGATTGCTAGCTTCTTTAGCCTAACCTTGGTCCACACAGCTTCCGCAAGCTTGCATTGGAGTAAGATGTGGTTCATAGTTTCTGCAGCTGGGCATAGATCGCATTCATTGTGTGTCACAACTTTGTCCAATGCTTTTCTAAGCATGTTATCTCTTGTATTGTGTCTGTCGCTGAACGCAATCCATAGAAAGATGCGGTGCTTGTTCGGTATAATCTTATCCCATATATATGGCGCCAACATGCAGTTTCTTCCCCTGAAGGTGAGTAGTTTGTATAAGTACGCAGTAGACGGTTTCTTGTCATCTGTGATAGGCAGTCTGGTATCCGGCATACCCACATCTACGTGTATGTTGCCTAAAATTCCATTAAGGGCTTCCAGTATGAATTAATTCTGAGACATGGGTGATTGAGTCATCATTTACCCACCCCATCGGCTCTTTACTGGGGTTTCCTGCAGTCCATCTATCCTCCACATTTGGGATAGATAGAAGCTCCATCTTTTGTGCATTATGGCCACACAAGATAGCTTTCCACACCAGAGAAGCACTCGGTAGGCAAATCAGCGACGAGGAAATCTGTGTTTTGGGTAATATCTTCACTTTAATACTTGAGCACATAAACTCGTAGGATTGTGCAGCAGACGCCAAGCTTTCTTGCCAAGCATTGCGTCATTAAAATATTTAGAATCACGGATGCCAATGCCTCATGTCACCTCGACCTTTCAGAATTAACATGTTTTCCCATGATTGCCAATGCATACCCTTCTGATCAAAGGATCCACTCTTCCGTAACTTGGACATCACTGACATTAATTTGGGGCATAAACCTTTTGTAGCATGGTAGAGATTGAACTATTGACTTGAGGAGTACTTGCCTATGTTGGACAGCTTACCTTGCATTGCACATTTCCTTGTCAGATGACTTCTGTCTTCTTGTTTAAGCTGGCATTAGTGCATAATACCATTATGTTATTAAGTAAAACTGTAGAAGTATGTGTCAAATTGCTTATTTTCCCATGATCGACAGCCTTGCAATTAATGCACCCTTGTCAGATGGCTTCATCTTGTTGTTTAGGCTGGGAAGAGCTAATATCAATTGGCTGGACAATCTTGTGGTTTCTATCAGCTATAAACCAATGTTTTCTACCATCGTTTCAATTTTCTCAGAATTTGAATAATTGAATGAGCAGGGCCAATATGTTTACCAGGGTCTCATACTTTTAAGAATGTAGTTACCACGGCATTGAAGTATGATATTTGGTCTTTTATACAGTACTTTTGTTGCTTCTGTACATTTAGTTGTAACTTGTGCTAAACTGTATGCAGGGGCTACCTTGAGAAGTTTTCTTTTTGTTTACAAGCAGTTTTCTTTTGTTAGCAGTTCAAGCAGAGCAGTTTCGTATTCTAGCTATACTACGTTTCCTCCATCTTCACCTTCCACAGTTTTTAGTAACCCAATTATATTTTTTTGTGGCAGAACGGATGCAGAGTAATGGGAAAGAAGATGCTTCATCCTTGAGGATCATCAGCGATGTAAATGGATCGTTAGAGTATGGACACAATTCGGACTGTACTTGGTCGTGACAGGGAGTTCGAACACTACTTACTATCAAAGGTAGTCGTCTTGCCTATTATTGGTAGCAGTTGTACGGACCAATCGAATCAGTAGATGCGTCGATCTCATTAGGACAAAGACCTGCTCAAACGGATTCCACAAAGGCATGTGCACCAAATTCAGTACAGTTGTTAAGCATGATTACACAATCCCCGACGCCCGTCAGTGGTGAAACCCTGTCGAAATGTGTTGCATTCATCAGTAATGCAAGGGCAAAGTTAACGATAATAATAAGCATGGAATAGTTATGGTGCGTGACTAGGCATTGTGTTCAATCTTAAGCTTGATTTGGAGGGTATAAGCTGGTAATTTTTGGTGCATCTACTTTTTGCATGTTAGTGTGTTATAAGCTGTAAATTTTGGCATTTCTACATACGTTTTAGTAGTACGCTAGTATGTTTGTCATCTATCTAGTTGCGGCACACTTTCAGCACCGGCAGGCAGGCTTGGGTGACTGGTACCAAGCGTAAACATAGTAGGTCCGTGTGAACAATGCTCAATGTGTTTTCTTAGTTTTTGTGCTTTACAAGTAGTCAAAGGTGGTTGTGGTGCGGACTTGGAGTAACTTACCATCAAGCACGCTGACACACAAACGAATGCCCATGCCCAATGCTTGCTTCACTTGTTAATCAAAAGCCAAACCAACCATCTCGAGCAGCAATGGTTTTTCCAGTCCCTTTGCTTTGCTGTGGCAGCCGACGCCAGTCTTGCGTGTGTATCCGACCTACTACAGCTGAAAAGCCTTACTGAAAGACGATGATAACCCAAGAGTAAGTCTCAGGGTCCTCCCGCGCCCACACCCACAACAATTTCCGTGAGTTCAGAGCCTCGTTTTCTTCTGATTGCTGCACCACCAGGCTTTGTGCTAACTGCTCATGCGCCGTGCTGATTGCTCCTGTGCTGTCCAATGCGTTTGGAGGTGCCCCGTTTAGCAATCTTTTTATTTGTTTGCCCCTTCTCCAGTTTGCACGGAAATTGAAGCCCCCACCTTTTGTCTGTTATCTGCTGCTGCGAGCCACCTGTCTCCATTATTTTTACTATAGTTGAAAAAACAGATGATTCGTTATCCTCCTTTGCATTTCGGCCAGCATGCATGCATATTTATTTTTTGATCTGCTGCGGACTTGTTACAAGCAGACATCTGGAGCAGCAAtggcttttcacataagcatgacTTGGCATTTCATTCCATCTTAAGTTCGATTTGTAGGTTATATAAGCTGGTAAATTTTGGTGCCTCTTACCTTTTTTGTATGTTAGTGCGTTATACAAGCAGTAAATTTTGGCATTTCTACCTACATTCGATTACACTAGTATGTTTGGTATCTGTCTTGTTGCAGCACACTTGTAGCACCAGCATTGTGAGCAATGCTCGATGTGTTTTCCTAGTTTTTGTGCTTTGCATCGTTTTTCGGTCCAGTTGCTCCCAAGTAGTCACAGGTGGTTGTGGTGCGGAGTAACTTACCAGCAAGCACGCTGACACACAAACGAATGCCCATGCCAATGCTACTTCACTTGTGAATCCAAAACCAAACCAGCCATCTCGAGCAGCACTGGCTTTTCACATAACCAATGGTTTTCGGTCTCTTCGCTTCGTTGTGGCAGCTGATGCCAATCTACTTGCGTGTGTATCTGAACCAGAGCTGAAAATCCTAACCCAAAGACGACGATAACCGAAGAGTAAGTCGGGGTCCTCCCGCATCCGCGGATCCTAAGCCTCTCGAACTGCCGGGTTATTCCCCAATGCCCCACGTTATCCTGGTTTTGGGATGCCGGGCAGTTCCGGCAGCCCAGCGTTCACATGAGAAGGTTCTGTTTTCCCTCCTACACTGTACCATGTATCTCCGTTCTAAGCGTTCTTAGAGAGACCTACAGCAATTTCCATCAGTTCAGCAATCGATTTGCTACCCATTGCGTCTGAAGGTGCCCGTCCAGCAGTCTTTGCATCTGCCCCTTTTCCAGCTTCCACGGAGCTCCAAGCCTCCACCTTTTGTCTGTAATCTGCTTCTGCGAGCCACCTGTCTCCATTATTTTTATTTCATTAGTTGAAAAAACAGATGAATCGTTATCCTCCTTTGCATTTTTTGGCCGGCATGCATATACATTTTTTGATCTAGAATTTACAGTTTTGCTTCTTCCCTCCTTTGGTTTCAGCTTGCCGCTCCAGTGCTCCTGCATTGTTTTCAGGGGACTCGTGACTTATTTTTCCTCTGTTTCATTCAGGTTTTACTCTCCGCCATGTATTTTTCCTCCGTGAATGACTTAGATGGTGAGAGGACATCTCTACAGCCGTTACACCAAACGCCCCCGCCGCTACACCTGTGCAAATTCCAGAAAAAGATGAACCATACACAGAAGCCCGCGTGCTCCGATTAAATTatgaggtactttcgtttcttagtaCTAGTCCTAAcgctcatgagaatatgatgctgcctaaatcaGATATGTTTGTATTTCTCAGGAACCAAGGGCCTATGATAAACCAAAGAGACTACGAGCGTTGGAGCATAATCAAGCGTGGTTACCAAGGTGAGAATGAAGACGGAACTTTAAGGCCTTCTACGATGCAAGATGCTTAGAAAAATTAATCAGTTTTTTTCTTAAATACCAGTGCTTATTTATACCGGGTAGATGCTTAATTGCACCCCTCCTGTAGAAATACGcactggttcttaagaaaaacttGGTTTGCTGCCGTTACACCAACCGCCCCTGCCGCTACAAATTAAATGTGCAAATTCCAGAAAAAGATGAACCATATACCGAAGCACGCGCGCTCCAATTGAATTATGAGGTACTTTTGTTTCTAATAAGTAGTTCTagtgttcatgagattatgatgctgcctaaatcaGATATGTTTGTATTTCTCAGGAACGAAGGGCCTATGATAAACCAAAGAGACTACTAGCGTTGGAGCATAATCAAGCGTGGTTACAAAGGCGGGAATGAAGACGGAACTTTAAGGCCGTCTACAATgcaagatgcttagaaaaataaacatcTTTTTCCTAAACATCAGTGCTTATTTATACATGATAGACGCTTAATTACACCCCTCCCGTAGAAATATGcattggttcttaagaaaaacttGGTTTACTGCTGTTACACCAACCGCCCGGGCCGCTATAAATTAAATGTGCAAATTCCAGAAAAAGACAAGAACCATATACCGAAGCACGCGCGCTCCAAGGTATTTTTGTTTCTAAGTagttctagtgttcatgagaatatgatactgCCTAAATCAGATATGTTTGTATTTCTCAGGGACGAAGGGCCTATGATAAAACAAAGAGACTACTAGCGTTGGAGCATAATCAAGCGTGGTTACAAAGGCGGGAATGAAGACAGAACTTTAAGGCCTTCTACAATgcaagatgcttagaaaaataaatcagCTTTTTCCTAAACATCAGTGCTTATTTAtacagggtagacgcttaattaCACCCCTCCTGTAGAAATATGcattggttcttaagaaaaacttGGTTTACTGCTGTTACACCAACTGCCCCTGCCACTACAAATTAAATGTGCAAATTCCAGAAAAAGATGAACCATATACTGAAGCACGCGCGCTGCAATTGAATTATGAGGTACTTTTGTTTCTAAGTAGTtatagtgttcatgagaatatgatgctgcctaaataaGTTATGTTTGTATTTCTCAGGAACGAAGGGCCTATGATAAACCAAAGAGACTACTAGCGTTGGAGCATAATCAAGCGTGGTTACAAAGGCGGGAATGAAGATGGAACTTTAAGGCCTTCTACAATgcaagatgcttagaaaaataaatcagTTTTTTCTTAAATAACAGTGCTTATTTATATAGGGTAAACGCTTAATTGCACCCCTCCTGGTTCCTAAGAAAAACTTGGTTATAAAAATTTGTCGTAGCCGTAACCCTGTGTACCAAGTTGTGTCCAACGACCAGCTTACAGAATCTCAGCCTTTTGTTTACTTTTGGCAAGAGCTCACATCATGTCGTGATTGGAAAATTTGAAGGTACTTCATATGTACTCCCTACTCCCTGTGTTCACCGAAAGAGGACGATTTAGACTGACCATGCAATCTTTAAACGTCTTACATTTATGAACAGAGAGTATTTTACACGCATGCCCAATATAGGACAATTTAGACTGACCATGGGCTGAAATATCCAGCGTTTTAATCAACTCTTAGATCAACTCCATGGACCGCGGTGGCTGGAACCTTATTTCTTCATCTGTGTACTTGTTCTTGTGATAGTCTAGTAGTTCCTCGAGAAGTCGACGAGAACAGTGCAGCGTAAAGAACGCTAGAGATTTTTCATGGTCTTGGTTCTTGCATACTCCACACATGCGAACTGCACCACTTGGATAGCAAAGACAGCAAGATCGTCAGAGTTGGAGGATGACTGACACGGTGAATGCTACTGGGGTCTGAGTTAGGAGTAATACTCTGCCGTGCGTGGTCACATCGGCCGGTCGGCGGTGGCATCGCCTCGCCGCTTCCTTTCGCACCGGCGAACGGACATGGGGCACGTGATTTTACCATCAGGACTGATTGTGGTTTGTCGaagtttttttttgtttgtttctagAGAGAAGTCCATGTTACAAACTATCACCAAAGTTCTGGAAGTGTGAAACCGTCTATTTTACAACCTTGAACTATCAAAATTGGAAGAAACAACACTGGACCGGTTTTTGCCTGGTCAACAGTCCAGTCAGCCTTCTCGCAATAAAAAAACAGTCCAGTCAGCCACCACGTCACCCATGTGCCAAAAAATTAAAGTGCCCAGAATTTTTTGAAACAATTCTCAAAAATCTACACTACACTACCCTTATATTCAATCTGGGAAAGTTTCAACAAATTTTTCCGAAAAAAAAAGTTGGGACAAAAATTCAAATCCAGAGCTATTTTGGCAAAATTTGGCCAAAAAATTAAGTTGtccagaatttttttaaaaaaatctaaaaaatccacactatccttatattcaataTTGGAAATTTTCAACAAGATTTGACGAATAGAAAAAAAAACTGGAATAAAAATTCA
This region of Triticum aestivum cultivar Chinese Spring chromosome 2D, IWGSC CS RefSeq v2.1, whole genome shotgun sequence genomic DNA includes:
- the LOC123051128 gene encoding uncharacterized protein — its product is MWALRELAGAAEDFADAAEEAVQLLIRIRTASGRAARASVTAVSILLAGVRDVAAAFAPVVQVVAKFFRRSRPKPSRQERRRKKRDANREARKREREDKASVRSPASRVPPAPQPVLPPHPRAGSRRLRRRGSAASNGYSTGSDV